From one Stigmatopora nigra isolate UIUO_SnigA chromosome 8, RoL_Snig_1.1, whole genome shotgun sequence genomic stretch:
- the zc3h4 gene encoding zinc finger CCCH domain-containing protein 4 isoform X5 — MAVESMTVHPNSPTNHEHNSLLTDERPEDGELEEGELEDDGGEVEMQTLGDAPAGSGGGGGGGEGTEEGGGLDGGTAGDAGERPPRTRERHASSNSDEERSHRRKRKRKKEREREREKRRAKKKRKSKHKRHASSDEDFSDLSDDSDYSPSEKRKYREYSPQYPPPSRGGYGGPKKGGYMKMDKQGYGGYDDYEEENYEGGEEHEMGNEEYDDYVKELNMYRKAKEGGRGGRGGRGRMRNMRGRGGMRGGRRGGRGGSRGRGGRNVKMADDDGDGYGEEMEYDDDYDNMVEEDYDDYQYKKSKDRGRGRGGRGRGRGKGGRNMMRGGKMRGRGRGRGDTCHDDDNNGDMDNGDGGGDVGGGMGKRNQNEKYQDKKGKAICKYYIEGRCTWGDHCNFSHDIELPKKKELCKFYITGYCARADHCPYMHGEFPCKLFHTTGSCVNGDECMFSHDNLNEDTQELLNKMLAEDAEAGAEDEKEVEELKKQGINPLPKPPPGVGLLPTPPRPAPSELAGAGDFGGPASGDFGGIPAGNPPSVTSKLSPIGAGQVPSPNSCGGGPPVQNPDGVSYQGPPLNPSGPPPHMASPPPPCGGGGGKKIPSLFEIKVQPTGQLAHKLAVNQPPSNSQAATPGAGAPGANPSGYPPDNMGTFASGDCPPHPGAMQQPPGGGNYTFFNQEGMKMEGVVEEGDKYQVGGGKLSSQEDAANGTNQGGISVSDRLPPAQRVLFMRIQQKQQEDEDRARRMDGATEKSRDTEGDSGNWYSSEDEDGGGSVTSILKTLRQQTQAPPKPEAPSDPRLQKAVNPPMRPADPRLARDPRLARSADVDAAPPVLSSGPPADPRLARLTAAPTPHQVPKPEPPLIYKPPPLTVPAAEEEETERVLRDKPVPIPLDPLMGMALRDPRSQLQQFSHIKKDIVLHMPAFSKTITWSPEDLLPLPLPKQDLLPLPPGIPPVSSMDPRLSRVVRSQSPPIAPPPSSDPPGPTSSSLPDFELLSRILKTVSSSPSHSMSPPLAPAPAPPLALLGQPPPLPSTPLEKPMDPRVTRKAPLDPRLQPQKSALKQPSEPPPPPSESSLGPAPGSPPPSIAPYDPRLLSSGGSGRSAVPSAPGGANVLSNISLYDPRTNKPGSPGTGGGPSNSPNSESRSGEPPTGKAKLKEPLFVRKSALDQPEPEKSAEQGTDRYNSYNRPRPKPAPSPSPAAQGGAPTGGPAALGGAAEQPPAGVHNLPVSTLFGVVKQAGKPGGSGSPFGGNSPSQAEQPAAEQDNGSLKDVFKGFDPTASPFCQ; from the exons ATGGCTGTGGAAAGCATGACTGTCCATCCAAACTCCCCAACCAACCACGAACACAACAGTCTCCTGACTGACGAAAG GCCAGAGGATGGCGAGCTGGAAGAGGGCGAGTTGGAGGATGATGGGGGTGAAGTCGAGATGCAGACGCTTGGGGACGCCCCTGCTGGAAGTggtggcggcggaggcggcggcgagGGGACGGAAGAAGGGGGCGGCTTGGATGGAGGGACGGCAGGGGATGCCGGGGAGCGGCCCCCTCGGACCCGGGAACGCCACGCTAGCAGTAACTCGGACGAGGAGCGCTCGCACCGGCGCAAGCGCAAAAGGAAGAAGGAAAGGGAACGTGAGCGGGAAAAAAGGCGCGCCAAGAAGAAACGCAAGTCCAAGCACAAG CGTCACGCCTCCTCTGACGAAGATTTCTCGGATTTAAGCGACGATTCCGACTATTCTCCCAGTGAGAAGCGAAAGTACAGAGAATACAGTCCCCAGTACCCCCCACCC TCTCGTGGCGGCTACGGCGGTCCCAAAAAGGGGGGGTACATGAAGATGGACAAGCAGGGCTATGGCGGCTACGATGACTACGAGGAGGAAAACTATGAGGGGGGTGAGGAGCACGAAATGGGCAACGAGGAGTACGACGACTACGTCAAAGAGCTCAACATGTATCGCAAGGCCAAGGAAGGCGGGCGTGGTGGACGAG GGGGGCGTGGCCGCATGAGAAACATGAGGGGTCGCGGTGGTATGAGAGGCGGTCGTCGGGGAGGCCGAGGAGGCagccgaggaagaggagggcgaAACGTAAAGATGGCCGATGACGACGGAGATGGCTATGGGGAGGAGATGGAG TATGACGACGACTATGACAACATGGTTGAAGAGGACTATGATGACTATCAGTACAAAAAGTCCAAAGACCGAGGACGAG GCAGAGGAGGGCGTGGAAGAGGTCGAGGCAAGGGAGGACGCAACATGATGAGAGGAGGCAAAATGAGAGGCCGTGGACGAGGCCGGGGCGACACGTGCCACGACGACGATAACAACGGGGACATGGACAATGGG GACGGAGGAGGGGATGTCGGAGGAGGAATGGGAAAGagaaatcaaaatgaaaaataccaaGATAAGAAAGGAAAAGCCATCTGCAAGTATTACATTGAAGGCAGATGTACCTGG GGTGACCACTGCAACTTTAGCCATGACATCGAGTTGCCCAAGAAGAAGGAACTGTGCAAGTTTTACATCACTGGCTACTGTGCCCGAGCCGACCACTGCCCTTACATGCATG GCGAATTCCCTTGCAAGTTGTTCCACACCACGGGCAGCTGCGTCAATGGCGACGAGTGCATGTTCTCCCACGacaaccttaatgaggataccCAGGAACTGCTCAATAAG ATGCTAGCTGAAGACGCAGAGGCCGGTGCAGAGGATGAAAAGGAGGTAGAGGAGCTAAAAAAACAGGGTATCAACCCTCTACCCAAACCCCCACCCGGAGTAGGACTCCTTCCCACACCTCCTCGCCCGGCACCCTCCGAACTGGCCGGAGCGGGGGATTTCGGAGGTCCCGCGTCCGGTGACTTTGGAGGCATCCCGGCTGGCAATCCGCCGTCCGTCACCTCCAAGCTTTCTCCTATTGGAGCGGGGCAGGTTCCCTCTCCCAACTCCTGTGGCGGTGGTCCACCTGTACAAAATCCAGATGGAGTTTCTTACCAAGGACCACCCCTGAATCCCAGTGGGCCCCCTCCTCACATGGCCTCCCCCCCTCCTCCTTGTGGAGGTGGTGGCGGAAAGAAGATCCCGTCCCTGTTTGAGATCAAAGTGCAGCCCACAGGACAGCTCGCTCACAAACTGGCCGTCAA CCAGCCGCCCAGCAACAGTCAGGCAGCGACCCCAGGAGCCGGCGCACCGGGGGCAAACCCGTCCGGCTACCCCCCCGACAACATGGGAACCTTTGCTTCTGGCGATTGCCCTCCGCACCCGGGCGCCATGCAGCAACCTCCGGGCGGAGGGAACTACACGTTCTTCAATCAAGAGGGAATGAAGATGGAAGGAGTGGTGGAAGAGG GTGACAAGTACCAAGTAGGTGGTGGCAAGTTAAGCAGTCAAGAGGATGCCGCCAACGGTACCAATCAGGGAGGGATATCCGTCTCGGACCGCCTCCCGCCGGCACAGCGTGTCCTCTTCATGCGGATTCAGCAGAAGCAGCAGGAGGACGAGGACCGAGCCCGGCGCATGGATGGAGCCACAGAGAAGAGCAGAGACACTGAAG GTGACTCAGGCAATTGGTACTCCAGCGAAGATGAGGACGGTGGCGGCAGCGTGACGTCCATCCTGAAGACGCTCCGGCAGCAGACGCAAGCCCCCCCAAAGCCTGAAGCGCCGAGCGACCCTCGTCTCCAGAAGGCCGTTAACCCTCCGATGCGCCCTGCCGACCCGCGCCTGGCTCGCGACCCGCGTCTGGCTCGCTCTGCCGATGTCGACGCGGCGCCGCCTGTGCTTTCGTCGGGCCCGCCGGCGGACCCGCGGTTAGCCCGACTGACGGCCGCACCCACCCCCCACCAAGTCCCCAAACCGGAGCCTCCCCTGATCTACAAGCCGCCGCCCCTCACGGTaccggcggcggaggaggaggagacggaACGAGTCCTCCGGGACAAACCCGTCCCCATCCCTCTGGACCCCCTCATGGGAATGGCGCTGAGGGATCCACGCTCCCAGCTGCAACAGTTCAGCCACATCAAGAAGGACATTGTTCTCCACATGCCCGCTTTCTCCAAAACCATCACCTGGTCCCCCGAGGACCTCCTCCCGCTCCCCCTCCCCAAACAGGACCTTCTCCCTCTGCCCCCGGGCATTCCTCCGGTCTCCTCCATGGACCCACGTCTGTCCCGCGTCGTCCGATCGCAGTCGCCTCCCATAGCTCCGCCCCCCTCCTCGGACCCCCCTGGTCCTACGTCGTCCTCCCTACCAGACTTTGAACTGCTGTCTCGCATCCTGAAGACGGTCAGTTCTAGCCCATCCCACTCCATGTCTCCCCCACTGGCGCCCGCTCCTGCTCCCCCTTTGGCACTTCTGGGTCAACCCCCACCACTCCCTTCCACTCCTTTGGAAAAACCAATGGACCCCCGCGTGACACGTAAGGCCCCCCTGGATCCTCGCCTCCAGCCACAGAAGTCAGCCCTCAAGCAGCCGTCGGAACCTCCGCCCCCTCCCTCCGAATCCTCTTTGGGCCCCGCGCCCGGATCCCCGCCCCCGTCTATCGCCCCTTACGATCCCAGGCTCCTCTCTTCGGGCGGGTCTGGACGCAGCGCCGTGCCCAGCGCACCAGGGGGCGCCAACGTCTTGAGCAACATCAGTCTGTATGACCCTCGGACTAACAAACCCGGAAGCCCCGGCACCGGTGGGGGCCCCAGCAACTCCCCCAACTCGGAGTCCCGTTCCGGCGAGCCCCCTACGGGCAAAGCAAAACTCAAGGAGCCCTTGTTTGTCCGCAAATCTGCGCTGGACCAACCCGAACCAGAGAAAAGCGCAGAGCAAGGCACCGACCGCTACAACAGCTACAACAGACCCCGACCAAAACCCGCACCTTCGCCCAGCCCCGCCGCTCAAGGAGGTGCCCCCACCGGCGGTCCGGCCGCTCTCGGGGGAGCCGCGGAGCAACCTCCCGCCGGCGTCCACAACCTGCCCGTCTCCACTCTTTTTGGAGTGGTGAAGCAGGCTGGCAAGCCCGGCGGCTCCGGCAGTCCGTTTGGGGGGAACAGTCCGTCCCAGGCGGAGCAGCCCGCCGCCGAACAGGACAACGGGTCGCTCAAGGACGTTTTCAAAGGATTTGATCCGACCGCGTCGCCCTTCTGCCAGTGA
- the zc3h4 gene encoding zinc finger CCCH domain-containing protein 4 isoform X1 yields the protein MAVESMTVHPNSPTNHEHNSLLTDERPEDGELEEGELEDDGGEVEMQTLGDAPAGSGGGGGGGEGTEEGGGLDGGTAGDAGERPPRTRERHASSNSDEERSHRRKRKRKKEREREREKRRAKKKRKSKHKRHASSDEDFSDLSDDSDYSPSEKRKYREYSPQYPPPVSQQATGIKRRTGPVIDGIDMSHPQSRGGYGGPKKGGYMKMDKQGYGGYDDYEEENYEGGEEHEMGNEEYDDYVKELNMYRKAKEGGRGGRGGRGRMRNMRGRGGMRGGRRGGRGGSRGRGGRNVKMADDDGDGYGEEMEYDDDYDNMVEEDYDDYQYKKSKDRGRGRGGRGRGRGKGGRNMMRGGKMRGRGRGRGDTCHDDDNNGDMDNGDGGGDVGGGMGKRNQNEKYQDKKGKAICKYYIEGRCTWGDHCNFSHDIELPKKKELCKFYITGYCARADHCPYMHGEFPCKLFHTTGSCVNGDECMFSHDNLNEDTQELLNKMLAEDAEAGAEDEKEVEELKKQGINPLPKPPPGVGLLPTPPRPAPSELAGAGDFGGPASGDFGGIPAGNPPSVTSKLSPIGAGQVPSPNSCGGGPPVQNPDGVSYQGPPLNPSGPPPHMASPPPPCGGGGGKKIPSLFEIKVQPTGQLAHKLAVKSQPPSNSQAATPGAGAPGANPSGYPPDNMGTFASGDCPPHPGAMQQPPGGGNYTFFNQEGMKMEGVVEEGDKYQVGGGKLSSQEDAANGTNQGGISVSDRLPPAQRVLFMRIQQKQQEDEDRARRMDGATEKSRDTEGDSGNWYSSEDEDGGGSVTSILKTLRQQTQAPPKPEAPSDPRLQKAVNPPMRPADPRLARDPRLARSADVDAAPPVLSSGPPADPRLARLTAAPTPHQVPKPEPPLIYKPPPLTVPAAEEEETERVLRDKPVPIPLDPLMGMALRDPRSQLQQFSHIKKDIVLHMPAFSKTITWSPEDLLPLPLPKQDLLPLPPGIPPVSSMDPRLSRVVRSQSPPIAPPPSSDPPGPTSSSLPDFELLSRILKTVSSSPSHSMSPPLAPAPAPPLALLGQPPPLPSTPLEKPMDPRVTRKAPLDPRLQPQKSALKQPSEPPPPPSESSLGPAPGSPPPSIAPYDPRLLSSGGSGRSAVPSAPGGANVLSNISLYDPRTNKPGSPGTGGGPSNSPNSESRSGEPPTGKAKLKEPLFVRKSALDQPEPEKSAEQGTDRYNSYNRPRPKPAPSPSPAAQGGAPTGGPAALGGAAEQPPAGVHNLPVSTLFGVVKQAGKPGGSGSPFGGNSPSQAEQPAAEQDNGSLKDVFKGFDPTASPFCQ from the exons ATGGCTGTGGAAAGCATGACTGTCCATCCAAACTCCCCAACCAACCACGAACACAACAGTCTCCTGACTGACGAAAG GCCAGAGGATGGCGAGCTGGAAGAGGGCGAGTTGGAGGATGATGGGGGTGAAGTCGAGATGCAGACGCTTGGGGACGCCCCTGCTGGAAGTggtggcggcggaggcggcggcgagGGGACGGAAGAAGGGGGCGGCTTGGATGGAGGGACGGCAGGGGATGCCGGGGAGCGGCCCCCTCGGACCCGGGAACGCCACGCTAGCAGTAACTCGGACGAGGAGCGCTCGCACCGGCGCAAGCGCAAAAGGAAGAAGGAAAGGGAACGTGAGCGGGAAAAAAGGCGCGCCAAGAAGAAACGCAAGTCCAAGCACAAG CGTCACGCCTCCTCTGACGAAGATTTCTCGGATTTAAGCGACGATTCCGACTATTCTCCCAGTGAGAAGCGAAAGTACAGAGAATACAGTCCCCAGTACCCCCCACCCGTAAGTCAACAAGCAACGGGCATAAAACGACGCACCGGGCCGGTGATTGACGGGATCGATATGTCCCACCCGCAGTCTCGTGGCGGCTACGGCGGTCCCAAAAAGGGGGGGTACATGAAGATGGACAAGCAGGGCTATGGCGGCTACGATGACTACGAGGAGGAAAACTATGAGGGGGGTGAGGAGCACGAAATGGGCAACGAGGAGTACGACGACTACGTCAAAGAGCTCAACATGTATCGCAAGGCCAAGGAAGGCGGGCGTGGTGGACGAG GGGGGCGTGGCCGCATGAGAAACATGAGGGGTCGCGGTGGTATGAGAGGCGGTCGTCGGGGAGGCCGAGGAGGCagccgaggaagaggagggcgaAACGTAAAGATGGCCGATGACGACGGAGATGGCTATGGGGAGGAGATGGAG TATGACGACGACTATGACAACATGGTTGAAGAGGACTATGATGACTATCAGTACAAAAAGTCCAAAGACCGAGGACGAG GCAGAGGAGGGCGTGGAAGAGGTCGAGGCAAGGGAGGACGCAACATGATGAGAGGAGGCAAAATGAGAGGCCGTGGACGAGGCCGGGGCGACACGTGCCACGACGACGATAACAACGGGGACATGGACAATGGG GACGGAGGAGGGGATGTCGGAGGAGGAATGGGAAAGagaaatcaaaatgaaaaataccaaGATAAGAAAGGAAAAGCCATCTGCAAGTATTACATTGAAGGCAGATGTACCTGG GGTGACCACTGCAACTTTAGCCATGACATCGAGTTGCCCAAGAAGAAGGAACTGTGCAAGTTTTACATCACTGGCTACTGTGCCCGAGCCGACCACTGCCCTTACATGCATG GCGAATTCCCTTGCAAGTTGTTCCACACCACGGGCAGCTGCGTCAATGGCGACGAGTGCATGTTCTCCCACGacaaccttaatgaggataccCAGGAACTGCTCAATAAG ATGCTAGCTGAAGACGCAGAGGCCGGTGCAGAGGATGAAAAGGAGGTAGAGGAGCTAAAAAAACAGGGTATCAACCCTCTACCCAAACCCCCACCCGGAGTAGGACTCCTTCCCACACCTCCTCGCCCGGCACCCTCCGAACTGGCCGGAGCGGGGGATTTCGGAGGTCCCGCGTCCGGTGACTTTGGAGGCATCCCGGCTGGCAATCCGCCGTCCGTCACCTCCAAGCTTTCTCCTATTGGAGCGGGGCAGGTTCCCTCTCCCAACTCCTGTGGCGGTGGTCCACCTGTACAAAATCCAGATGGAGTTTCTTACCAAGGACCACCCCTGAATCCCAGTGGGCCCCCTCCTCACATGGCCTCCCCCCCTCCTCCTTGTGGAGGTGGTGGCGGAAAGAAGATCCCGTCCCTGTTTGAGATCAAAGTGCAGCCCACAGGACAGCTCGCTCACAAACTGGCCGTCAA AAGCCAGCCGCCCAGCAACAGTCAGGCAGCGACCCCAGGAGCCGGCGCACCGGGGGCAAACCCGTCCGGCTACCCCCCCGACAACATGGGAACCTTTGCTTCTGGCGATTGCCCTCCGCACCCGGGCGCCATGCAGCAACCTCCGGGCGGAGGGAACTACACGTTCTTCAATCAAGAGGGAATGAAGATGGAAGGAGTGGTGGAAGAGG GTGACAAGTACCAAGTAGGTGGTGGCAAGTTAAGCAGTCAAGAGGATGCCGCCAACGGTACCAATCAGGGAGGGATATCCGTCTCGGACCGCCTCCCGCCGGCACAGCGTGTCCTCTTCATGCGGATTCAGCAGAAGCAGCAGGAGGACGAGGACCGAGCCCGGCGCATGGATGGAGCCACAGAGAAGAGCAGAGACACTGAAG GTGACTCAGGCAATTGGTACTCCAGCGAAGATGAGGACGGTGGCGGCAGCGTGACGTCCATCCTGAAGACGCTCCGGCAGCAGACGCAAGCCCCCCCAAAGCCTGAAGCGCCGAGCGACCCTCGTCTCCAGAAGGCCGTTAACCCTCCGATGCGCCCTGCCGACCCGCGCCTGGCTCGCGACCCGCGTCTGGCTCGCTCTGCCGATGTCGACGCGGCGCCGCCTGTGCTTTCGTCGGGCCCGCCGGCGGACCCGCGGTTAGCCCGACTGACGGCCGCACCCACCCCCCACCAAGTCCCCAAACCGGAGCCTCCCCTGATCTACAAGCCGCCGCCCCTCACGGTaccggcggcggaggaggaggagacggaACGAGTCCTCCGGGACAAACCCGTCCCCATCCCTCTGGACCCCCTCATGGGAATGGCGCTGAGGGATCCACGCTCCCAGCTGCAACAGTTCAGCCACATCAAGAAGGACATTGTTCTCCACATGCCCGCTTTCTCCAAAACCATCACCTGGTCCCCCGAGGACCTCCTCCCGCTCCCCCTCCCCAAACAGGACCTTCTCCCTCTGCCCCCGGGCATTCCTCCGGTCTCCTCCATGGACCCACGTCTGTCCCGCGTCGTCCGATCGCAGTCGCCTCCCATAGCTCCGCCCCCCTCCTCGGACCCCCCTGGTCCTACGTCGTCCTCCCTACCAGACTTTGAACTGCTGTCTCGCATCCTGAAGACGGTCAGTTCTAGCCCATCCCACTCCATGTCTCCCCCACTGGCGCCCGCTCCTGCTCCCCCTTTGGCACTTCTGGGTCAACCCCCACCACTCCCTTCCACTCCTTTGGAAAAACCAATGGACCCCCGCGTGACACGTAAGGCCCCCCTGGATCCTCGCCTCCAGCCACAGAAGTCAGCCCTCAAGCAGCCGTCGGAACCTCCGCCCCCTCCCTCCGAATCCTCTTTGGGCCCCGCGCCCGGATCCCCGCCCCCGTCTATCGCCCCTTACGATCCCAGGCTCCTCTCTTCGGGCGGGTCTGGACGCAGCGCCGTGCCCAGCGCACCAGGGGGCGCCAACGTCTTGAGCAACATCAGTCTGTATGACCCTCGGACTAACAAACCCGGAAGCCCCGGCACCGGTGGGGGCCCCAGCAACTCCCCCAACTCGGAGTCCCGTTCCGGCGAGCCCCCTACGGGCAAAGCAAAACTCAAGGAGCCCTTGTTTGTCCGCAAATCTGCGCTGGACCAACCCGAACCAGAGAAAAGCGCAGAGCAAGGCACCGACCGCTACAACAGCTACAACAGACCCCGACCAAAACCCGCACCTTCGCCCAGCCCCGCCGCTCAAGGAGGTGCCCCCACCGGCGGTCCGGCCGCTCTCGGGGGAGCCGCGGAGCAACCTCCCGCCGGCGTCCACAACCTGCCCGTCTCCACTCTTTTTGGAGTGGTGAAGCAGGCTGGCAAGCCCGGCGGCTCCGGCAGTCCGTTTGGGGGGAACAGTCCGTCCCAGGCGGAGCAGCCCGCCGCCGAACAGGACAACGGGTCGCTCAAGGACGTTTTCAAAGGATTTGATCCGACCGCGTCGCCCTTCTGCCAGTGA